Proteins co-encoded in one Arachis hypogaea cultivar Tifrunner chromosome 13, arahy.Tifrunner.gnm2.J5K5, whole genome shotgun sequence genomic window:
- the LOC112737409 gene encoding ethylene-responsive transcription factor ERF023: MSITEESDRPDPSAKRGTQKRSRQRDTAFRGVRKRSWGRYVSEIRMPGQKTRVWLGSFGSPEMAARAYDSAAFFLKGNSATLNFPDLVHSLPRPLSSSRRDIQSAAAKAAVEVVDARSGHDPTRSPGKADSVEWWEGLLGEEEESESVWRTTWFEDVKECGPMNLSPAGSVGELTWNEVFNFNDDVLLFS, from the coding sequence atgtccataaccGAGGAAAGTGACCGACCCGACCCGTCCGCTAAACGGGGCACCCAGAAACGTTCCCGCCAGCGCGATACCGCATTCCGCGGGGTTCGAAAACGCAGCTGGGGACGCTACGTCTCCGAGATCAGAATGCCCGGCCAGAAAACCCGTGTATGGCTCGGCTCATTCGGCTCGCCTGAGATGGCGGCTCGTGCATACGACTCCGCCGCTTTCTTCCTCAAAGGAAACTCCGCCACCCTCAATTTCCCCGACCTTGTTCACTCGCTGCCACGCCCTCTCTCGTCGTCCAGGCGTGACATACAGTCGGCGGCGGCCAAAGCGGCCGTGGAGGTGGTGGATGCACGGAGCGGGCATGACCCGACCCGGTCGCCCGGGAAGGCGGATTCGGTGGAGTGGTGGGAAGGTTTGTTGGGAGAAGAGGAAGAGTCAGAGTCGGTTTGGAGAACGACGTGGTTTGAGGATGTGAAGGAATGTGGTCCTATGAATCTCAGTCCTGCAGGTTCTGTTGGAGAATTGACATGGAACGAAGTCTTCAATTTCAACGACGACGTTCTGTTATTCTCCTAA